A part of Miscanthus floridulus cultivar M001 chromosome 6, ASM1932011v1, whole genome shotgun sequence genomic DNA contains:
- the LOC136460094 gene encoding phenylacetaldehyde reductase-like, producing MASHGDGGSSLVCVTGGSGFVGSWLVRLLLGRGYTVHATVKNLQDESETKHLQTLDGADSRLRLFQMDLLEPASMRPAVEGARGVFHVASPVILHPTQDPENELVEPALKGTLSVLRAAKDCGVGRVVMVSSQTAMVPNPAWPADKVVDEDSWADIEQLKKLQLWYNVSKTLAEKAAWDFAENEGLELVVLNPALVLGPTLTPSITASLQLFLQIMEGKRYDMDEFFIGCVDVRDVAQSLIVLYENPSAEGRHLCLESSQRMIDFTDKLAHLYPEFSVYRIQEDKQDWVVRAKDPSKKLINLGVRFTPLDKTIADTMDCFRSKGLV from the exons ATGGCATCTCACGGAGACGGCGGTAGCAGCCTCGTCTGCGTGACGGGAGGCAGCGGCTTCGTCGGCTCCTGGCTCGTCCGCCTCCTCCTTGGTCGCGGCTACACCGTCCACGCCACCGTCAAGAACCTCC AGGACGAGAGCGAGACCAAGCACCTGCAGACCCTGGATGGAGCGGACTCGCGGCTCCGGCTGTTCCAGATGGACCTCCTCGAACCCGCCTCCATGCGGCCGGCGGTCGAGGGCGCCCGCGGCGTCTTCCACGTTGCTTCTCCGGTCATCCTGCACCCTACACAGGACCCCGAG AATGAGCTGGTGGAGCCTGCGTTGAAGGGCACGCTGAGCGTCCTCCGCGCCGCGAAAGACTGTGGAGTCGGCCGTGTTGTCATGGTGTCATCGCAGACGGCCATGGTGCCAAATCCTGCGTGGCCTGCTGACAAGGTCGTAGATGAGGACTCCTGGGCCGACATTGAGCAGCTCAAGAAACTTCAG CTTTGGTACAACGTTTCTAAAACACTGGCAGAGAAGGCCGCATGGGACTTCGCCGAAAACGAAGGTTTGGAGCTCGTTGTGCTCAATCCAGCTCTGGTGCTGGGCCCTACTTTGACGCCCTCTATCACGGCTAGTCTCCAATTGTTTCTTCAGATCATGGAAG GGAAGAGGTATGACATGGACGAGTTCTTCATTGGCTGTGTTGATGTCCGAGACGTTGCACAGTCTCTGATAGTGCTGTATGAGAACCCATCTGCCGAGGGACGCCACTTATGCCTGGAGTCCTCTCAACGGATGATCGATTTCACCGATAAACTTGCTCATCTCTACCCTGAATTTTCAGTTTACAG AATCCAAGAGGACAAACAAGACTGGGTGGTGAGGGCAAAGGACCCCTCCAAGAAACTGATCAATCTGGGTGTCCGTTTCACTCCATTGGATAAAACTATCGCGGACACTATGGACTGCTTTAGGAGCAAAGGACTCGTCTAG